The Astatotilapia calliptera chromosome 19, fAstCal1.2, whole genome shotgun sequence DNA segment gcagcatcaaacacagctggactccatatttatggtctgtacatgtacaacaactacTGTTACATCTGTTCTGTTCACAGTCGTCTCCATGGTGCTCTTTGTAGACCAGTGGATCGTCAGTGTGTCCAACATGGATCTGATGTTTGGCTCCATGATTTCAGTCTGATTGGCTCATTCATAAATattctgttccagctgctggaggacaacatcatcacttttgtgaagaacgagctgaagaagatccagaagGTTCTGAGTCCAGATTACCCAGAATCCTTagagaggagcagcagcagagaggcatTTGTGAAGATCACAGTGGACTTCCTGAGGAGAATGaagcaggaggagctggctgaccgTCTGCAGAGCAGTAAGAGGATTTATCTAAAGATTTAAGCTGCTGGATAAATGAACATTTACTGATGTCTTATGAGATGGAGCAACGTGTTTTAAAGATTCATTCTTTTGGAattgagtgtttgtttttcttctcattcaGAACTTCAAGCTGCAGTTTGTCATCGTAACCTTAAATCCaccctgaagaagaagttccagtgtgtgtttgagggcatTGCTAAAGCAGGAAGCCCAACCctcctgaatcagatctacacagagctctacatcacagagggagggactgcagaggtcaatgatgaacatgaggtcagacagattgaaacagcatccaggaaaccagacagaccagaaacaaccatcagacaagaagacatctttaaagcctcacctggaagagacgaaccaatcagaacagtgctgacaaagggagtggctggcattgggaaaacagtcttaacacagaaatacagcctggactgggctgaagacaaagccaaccaggacatccagttcatatttccattcactttcagagagctgaatgtgctgaaagaggaaaagttcagcttggtgggacttgttcatcacttctttactgaaaccaaagaagcaggaatctgcagctttgaagacttccaggttgtgttcatctttgatggtctggatgagtgtcgacttcctctggacttccacaaaactacaatcctaactgaccctagaaagtccacctcagtggatgtgctgctgataaacctcatcagggggaaactgcttccctctgctcgcctctggataaccacacgacctgcagcagccaatcagatccctcctgactgtgttggcatggtgacagaggtcagagggttcactgactcactgaccccagaaggaggagtacttcaggaagagattcagagatgaggagcaggccagcaggatcatctcccacatcaagacatcacgaagcctccacatcatgtgccacatcccagtcttctgctggatcactgctacagttctggaggatgtgctggaaaccagagagggaggacagctgcccaacaccctgactgagatgtacatccacttcctggtggttcaggccaaagtgaagaaggccaagtatgatggaggagctgagacagatccacactggagtccagagagcaggaagatgatggagtctctgggaaaactggtttttgatcagctgcagaaaggaaacctgatcttctatgaatcagacctgacagagtgtgacatcgatatcagagcagcctcagtgtactcaggagtgttcacacagatctttaaagaggagagaggactgtaccaggacaaggtgttctgcttcatccatctgagtgttcaggagtttctggctgctcttcatgtccatctgaccttcatcaactctggactcaatctgctggaacaacaacaaacaacctcCTGGTGGTTTAAACCATCTGTCCACCAGAGTGCTGTGAAGaaggccttacagagtccaaatggacacctggacttgttcctccgcttcctcctgggtctttccctgcagaccaatcagactctcctacgaggtctgctgacacagacaggaagtagctcacagaccaatcagaaaacagtccagtacatcaaggagaagctcagtgagaatctgtctgcagagaaaagcatcaatctgttccactctctgaatgaactgaatgattgttctctagtggaggagatccaacagtccctgagatcagggagtctctccacagatgaactgtctcctgctcagtggtcagctctggtcttcatcttactgtcatcagaagatctggatgtgtttgacctgcagaaatactctgcttcagaggaggctcttctgaggctgctgccagttGTCAAAGCCTCCAACAAGGCTCTGTAAGTAAATATATGCTGATACATATAGCTTTGTTGATGATGATAACAGGCGGAAACTGATTTTTTCCATCAAAGATCCATATCCTAAAACCATAAACTTACACATTTGGAaagtataaacaaaaaaaggagaatgTTTGACCACAATATTTTAACTTGAATAAACTTTTGATACAGCCTTGAAACACTTAAGGAGCTTAAAATGTTTTGATCTAACAACCCACATCAAACACAATGGACATGTTCACAAAGAAATTGAATAATGGATTTATCTTCACTCTTTCCACTTTTTCAATAGTGTTTGTTCAAGAAACAAGGTTCAGCCCAATCATTTTTTTGTCATGGTcttgggtcggtgacccagtgcttttagttatcattttctaggttattttgatgatgattattattattgtttgagttctatgtgttatattcagtctgcctttgagtctgcgtctctgtctgtctatggtgtcaccccgtttgtttgtgaagctgtctgtttagatctgtgtcttgtttggttccccgtgtctgagtttcctgttttattgtgaaggtctgtgtctgatgtgagtgtgttcaatTTActtttcccctgtcccgtcagctctgatttctcccagctgtgttgccctcctgtccgtcatcccctgattactggtgtgtgtgtatttaagccctgtgtgttctcctgcctgttgccggttcgtctgtattACTCCGTGACAGTCTGTGGTCCACGGTGTCCTGTCCCtcgtctgtgtctctctgcctctcacccCATTCTGGTACcctctcaggtttgtcatttagctttcccagtttaggtctttagttttgtcttccctCTTGCCTGTTTTGCCATCTCACcattgtgtaaataaaacatcaccAGCATTATCATCTACTGCCTGTGTTTTTGGTCCTTTCTCCCTTCATACCACatggctcgcctcggcagccgtgacagtatGAACCGGCcaaacatggacccagcggcaTTCGCACCTTCCAAGGAGCTTCGGGAGGAATTAATCGCTTCAGTTTCAAGATGGACTAATCTGTGGCTAGAGCATGAGGGGGAGGAATTTCGTCATGCTCTGGAGGCTCGACTACAGCGGCTAGTTTCCAATCACCCCTGGCTGCTGGATTCACTTCACCCACTCCTACAGGACTTCATCCTCAACACGCTTCACCTTAACCCCCCAACTGCGACAGCTGACCTGTCTGGCTTACCGGAAGATTCTCTCCCCAGTCCACCAGAGGACTCTCATCCAGACACAATGCGATCAGTCGGCTTCCCCCTCCTTCCGGGCAAAACAGCGGTCACGCCGCCATCATCCTTTGCTCGCCAAGCAAGCTCTCGGGGGTCAGTGAGAGTGACTGTTTCATGTACATGCAGCCCCCCAGTGGCCAGCTCACACCAGCCCAGGCTTTTTATAAAGCACTGGGAATCATCCTCATTCCACCCAGCCCATCCACCCCACAGCAGGAGCAGCCACTTCAGAGCTGCCTCATATCACCGCCCGCTTCCCCTGCCGCTCTCGCCCCTTCTCCCAGGCGGAAGCGACGTCCACTCAAAACCATTATGTCAGTcaccctcagttcagcctcctgttcaGCAGCCACTAGCCCTGCATCCTGTGTCAGTTGCTCCACCTGTAAAACAATATAAGTCAATTCAACCCGAAAGACACTGTTCCTCGCCCATCCATTCtaagcagagagacaaacctAATGATAATGTAATCATTCATAAAAAGCTGGCAAGTTCAGAGACTGTGACGCGCTCCAgagcctccccagaggctgagtTTTTGCCCTCAgcccactctggacccctggaggctAAGAAcccagctgaggactgcaccCGGCTGTCACTGCCTGAGCAGAGTCAATGCTCTGGGCAGCTGAAGTCTGCTATGTGTTTGCCAGGGGCcactgtgcctgctggttctgttctgtccctgccagaggtccccgcgcttgctggttctgttctgttcctgccagaggtccccgcgcttgctggttctgttctgtctctgccagaggtccccgcacctgctggttctgtcctGTCCCTGTCAGAGGTCCccgcgcctgctggttctgtcctGTCCCTGTCAGAGGTCCccgcgcctgctggttctgtcctGTCCCTCTCAGAGGTCCccgcgcctgctggttctgttctgtgtgtgccaggggctcCAGTGCCCACTGATTCTGATACTGTtttcgctggggggcccgaggagcccgtccagcctcctgcctcgtcagctggagggcccgaggagcccgtccagtcgCCAGCCTCCGCAGCTTCAtcatcttcgcctggtccagcttcagctccaCCCACGCCGTTGCCGGTTCCGGCTTCAGCATCCTCTTCGGCATCCtcatcagcgtcgcctggtccagcctccttagcttcatcttcgcctggtccacCCTCCGCAGCTtcatcttcgcctggtccagcctccgcagcttcatcctcgcctggcccagccccAGCATCAGCTCCAGCATCGCCTGCAGTGGCCTCCTCTTCAGCATCACCAGTTTCGTTTGGCCCAGCCTCCGCCTCGGCTTCTGCCTGTtgggtgtggctgtgtgcaggcaggaataggacccaatgtgcagactccggagacagaacttaaaccaaaaacagctttaatgctgaactcaaacataacataactggaaaaaaggtccaaaaacaaactaacaccGGCGgattgacaaaacacacagcaaagtaaacggtagatcgcgacccagacaccaagaaacacagggcttaaatacaccgagggagcaatcagggaatgcgtaacaggagggaaacacagctggggcaaatcaggcctaacgagacaaggggaagcaaaaccagacacattaacatcagacatggactttcaaagtaaaacaggaaacataacacagactcacgggcaggcactataacaaagggaacagagacgtgggaacagggcagacacaaacactgactgaacacggggatataggaactaaaGATACACATAAAcacgaactagacaaggggatgcaggtgataggggagacagagcaactaaagaagacagagacataagccataagacagaactcaaagaaaccaaaaactagacagtATACATAATattataaactcaaaaaccctgggtcgccgacccaggcatcctaacactgcctcgtctggtccagcctctgcctcgcctggtgCCGCAGGGATCACGCCACCTTCAGGTCCCAAACTACCGCCTCAACATCATCGAGCATTTGTCAGGCTGCTTGTTGGGCATCATCGCCACCGTGGCCGCCCTCCGGACTTCTGTTGCCACCCCCACCTTCTGCGTGGACGACCTCCTAcacgccgccactgccttccgtgtggccggcccccggactTGCATTCGCACCGCCATTGCCGTCCacacggtcggcccccggaccTGCATTcgcgccgccgttgccgtccgcacggtcggcccccggaaCTGTTTCCGCGCTGCCACTGCCTACtgcgtggccggcctccggacctgcCCCACTGCCGCTGCCATTCGCATGGTTGGCCTCCGgaactgaactgttttggcctcctgcgctgtcggccccctgaacttggccatctgggcctttttggactctgtgtgttctcctgcctgttgccagTTCGTCTGTATTATTCCGTGTCAGTCTGTGGTCCACGGTGTCCTGTCCCTCgtctgtctctctgcctctcaccctattcTGGTACcctctcaggtttgtcatttagctttcccagtttaggtctttagttttgtcttccctcttgcctgttttgccatctcaccactgtgtaaataaaacatcaccAGCATTATCATCTACtgcctgcgttttgggtcctttctccctTCATACCACatggctcgcctcggcagccgtggcattttcaataaaaatttaaatacaaaaaaaccaaacaaacacagaagtaaaatattaatattaaacaatATGTATTTTTGGTATTAGAGGGAGGAAATATGGAGCTGGCAGTGCTGTATAGCATGGTTGCTGAATTTAGTAATGTGACGTAGGCTTAGGGGTTTTGTGTCTATGTTTAAATGATGAGAACTCCCTGCATCTTTAAAACTACAGAATTGCGTTTTTTCAAATTGTAGAGGATTTAAAATTGACTACATAGACtagctatttttaaaatatacaccATACTGGCAGTAAAACAGCAGCTGTTggttttaaacaataaaaatacaactcaaaatattttatacaggaaagagagaaaataacatCTATATCTAAAAAATGCTTCTCATCCATATTATTTTCAGTCATATTCATTTTTGAATCTTAATTGAATATTTCAAAATTCAGGCTTTTTTATGTCATACAAATCATCATATTTTGTTATGTCTTATATTCATTCTCAAGGAATAGTTTTCATCAGTATTGGCACAGTATTGCTGATGCCAGCCTGAATTTTACTTTGAATTGGATCATAAAGGAAATCAGCGGTATCACATATTACTAACAGCAACTTTAGTAGCACCAAGGTTCAATATGAGATAAAGAACTATTTTTAACTGTTAGGTTAAAACTGCTAGGAAAATAGAAATCAGTAGTTGGAAATTAGAAGAAAGAGTCATATTACAAAAAgagtcatattaaaaaaaattgcattgtAGTTTTATTCAGGCTCcttaaatatgtgattaatgctttttttcatcataaatgctacaattaaaaaagttacaaatattagTTTATGTGCGTGTTATTGGGTAATAAACCAATGGAATAACTTCTACCAGCACCTCACTTTTCTTGTCCGGAGTTAATGTATGCCATTTATAAAGCTGTGAGTTGTTTAGTTGATCTTGTCTGCATAATTTCAGACTGAGTGGCTGTAACCTGTCAGACAGAAGCGGTGAAGCTCTCTCCTCAGTCCTGAGCTCCCAGTCCTCtggtctgagagagctggacctaaGTAACAACAACCTGCACGATACAGGCTtgaagcttctgtctgctgGGATGAAGAGTCCTTACTGCAAACTCGAAACACTGAGGTCAGATGAGgctatataatttttttttcatcaattgAGGTAATTTAAAccatttcactttaaaaaaaattatataataaaattGGGCCTCAATGTatgtatcttttttcttttttgtttttgtactttttaatgaATTCAGTCCAAGTTTCCTTAAATAGccacatttctcttttgaagAAGAATTCCAGCGTGTCCTTAAACAGTGTTGAAATATTGGTAAATGTAGTAGCTCCCCGTGACACCATGAATATACTTAAACACAAGTGTTTCATGTCTTGcttgtcatatttttttttcagactgaGTGGCTGTAACCTGTCAGACAGAAGCGGTGAAGCTCTCTCCTCAGTCCTGAGTTCCCAGTCCTCtggtctgagagagctggacctgagcaaAAACAATCTGCAGGATACAGGCTtgaagcttctgtctgctgGGATGAAGAGTCCTTACTGCAAACTCGAAACACTGAGGTCAGATGAggctatatatattttttcatcaaTTCAGGTAATTTAATccatttcactttaaaaaattataaaataaaattgggcCTCggtgtatgtatttttttctttttttgtttttgtattttttaatgaattcagtCCAAGTTGCAGTAAAGAGccacatttctcttttgaagAAGAATTCCAGCGTGTCCTTAAACAGTGTTGAAATATTGGTAAATGTAGTAGCTCCCCGTGACACCATGAATATACTTAAACACAAGTGTTTCATGTCTTGcttgtcatattttttttcagacTGAGTGGCTGTAACCTGTCACACAGAAGCTGTGAAACACTGTCCTCAGTGGTGAGTTTCGAGTCCTCTAGTCTGAGAGAGTTGGACCTTGGTAACAACAACCTACAGGGTTCAGGACTGAAGCTCGTGTTTGCTGCAGTGGAGAGCCCACAGTGTACACTGGGAATGCTCAGGTCAggattcagttttttctgctgatGACTATTTAAAGCCTGAATCACATCAATAAATGGCTTACTCATATGATTGTCAAATCATCTTATATCTAACCAAAAGGTCCTGTATTTTATTACTTTGACACCTCCTAATAGTTACCCATCGAACATATATGTTCAAGTCTCAGCCCAAAAATatgaatctgattttttttcccctgaatcATCTGTGTACCCTCCTGGTTGGAGCGCTAGCAGCCTTTATCAGTGAATGCAGCTTTAAATGAAATTGCTCCCCCTGAGGGCACTGCATGTCTAAGAGACCAAACAGATACAGACCTGAATGAGACACTTGCTTTCTAACTTTCTTTAACTGTCTCTGAGagatacattttattattaaatacacTTCATTTCTCATAGAAAATGTAGAGTTGTGCTATATTAGAAAAATCAAAATTGTATTGATTGACAAAGAAATTGTTTTAGAGTTTTTATGGGTCAGCTATTGGTATTGTTGAAATAAACCTCTAATTTATACAGAAATGGCACAAGTGAGACTTTTTCATGGGACTTCCAACTAAGCTTGTTCTGCTAGACCTGACTGCAGCATTGAAAACTGTTGATCACAGTAGAAATACAGTGAACACAGATAATATATTAATACAGTTAACATTCTCACACATTAACATTAGTCATGTAGTTTCACAGGGTCCTCTGCTGGGACCAATCATTTTGATGTTACacatgttttgtttcatttctgcAAACTAAATGTAGAAAGTGACATTAAAACGTATTCAGTTGAGTTACTCTCCAGAGTCTCAGAGTCAGATAAATGGAGACTAAAGATTTAGTCTATATtgataataaatgtttgttaCATAATGATGAAGCAGTTAGACAATGAAGGACTTAAATCATCCCGCAATTCTTCAG contains these protein-coding regions:
- the LOC113011576 gene encoding LOW QUALITY PROTEIN: NLR family CARD domain-containing protein 3-like (The sequence of the model RefSeq protein was modified relative to this genomic sequence to represent the inferred CDS: deleted 1 base in 1 codon; substituted 1 base at 1 genomic stop codon), yielding MYNNYCYICSVHSRLHGALCRPVDRQCVQHGSDVWLHDFSLIGSFINILFQLLEDNIITFVKNELKKIQKVLSPDYPESLERSSSREAFVKITVDFLRRMKQEELADRLQSKLQAAVCHRNLKSTLKKKFQCVFEGIAKAGSPTLLNQIYTELYITEGGTAEVNDEHEVRQIETASRKPDRPETTIRQEDIFKASPGRDEPIRTVLTKGVAGIGKTVLTQKYSLDWAEDKANQDIQFIFPFTFRELNVLKEEKFSLVGLVHHFFTETKEAGICSFEDFQVVFIFDGLDECRLPLDFHKTTILTDPRKSTSVDVLLINLIRGKLLPSARLWITTRPAAANQIPPDCVGMVTEVRGFTDHXPQKEEYFRKRFRDEEQASRIISHIKTSRSLHIMCHIPVFCWITATVLEDVLETREGGQLPNTLTEMYIHFLVVQAKVKKAKYDGGAETDPHWSPESRKMMESLGKLVFDQLQKGNLIFYESDLTECDIDIRAASVYSGVFTQIFKEERGLYQDKVFCFIHLSVQEFLAALHVHLTFINSGLNLLEQQQTTSWWFKPSVHQSAVKKALQSPNGHLDLFLRFLLGLSLQTNQTLLRGLLTQTGSSSQTNQKTVQYIKEKLSENLSAEKSINLFHSLNELNDCSLVEEIQQSLRSGSLSTDELSPAQWSALVFILLSSEDLDVFDLQKYSASEEALLRLLPVVKASNKALLSGCNLSDRSGEALSSVLSSQSSGLRELDLSNNNLHDTGLKLLSAGMKSPYCKLETLRLSGCNLSDRSGEALSSVLSSQSSGLRELDLSKNNLQDTGLKLLSAGMKSPYCKLETLRLSGCNLSDRSCEALSSVLSSQSSRLTELDLGNNNLQDSGVKLLSAGMKSQYCKLETLRLSGCNLSDRSCEALSSVLSSQSSRLTELDLGNNNLQDSGLKLLFSAVESPKCTLGILSSALSSLW